From one Motacilla alba alba isolate MOTALB_02 chromosome 8, Motacilla_alba_V1.0_pri, whole genome shotgun sequence genomic stretch:
- the ACADM gene encoding medium-chain specific acyl-CoA dehydrogenase, mitochondrial isoform X1 → MNDVGDWSQPGTLSKQAAKPGARTLPALGPGRAGLRARRSSHERAEERERPRALLAGAGQGGAGPPSAGLPQPSAPRAARVAPPRPRQHRPAEAAAAAGLPAEMAALRATRQMLQTIPGHGWRSYSSKPAQNLHVGKLGAGFSFELTDEQKEFQATARKFAVEEIIPVAAQYDKTGEYPVPLIKRAWELGLMNSHIPESCGGLGLGSFEACLITEELAYGCTGVQTAIEANSLGQMPVIIAGNEHQQKKYLGRMTEEPMMCAYCVTEPGAGSDVAGIKTKAEKKGDEYVINGQKMWITNGGKANWYFLLARTNPDPKAPASKAFTGFIVEADSPGIQIGRKEMNMGQRCSDTRGIVFEDVRVPKENVLIAEGAGFKIAMGAFDKTRPPVAAGAVGLAKRALDEATRYALERKTFGKPIVEHQAVSFLLAEMAMKVELARMAYQRAAWEVDAGRRNTYYASIAKAFAGDIANQVAADAVQIFGGNGFNTEYPVEKLMRDAKIYQIYEGTAQIQRMIIAREHIGKFKA, encoded by the exons ATGAATGATGTAGGTGATtggagccagcctgggacaCTCAGCAAACAGGCAGCGAAGCCGGGGGCACGGACACTGCCCGCGCtcgggccggggcgggccggtCTCAGGGCGCGGCGCTCCTCCCACGAGCGAGCGGAGGAACGGGAACGGCCGCGGGCTCTCCTCGCAGGGGCAGGGCAAGGCGGAGCCGGGCCGCCGAGTGCAGGGCTTCCCCAGCCCTCGGCTCCACGGGCGGCCCGCGTGGCACCGCCCCGGCCGCGCCAGCACCGCCCCGCCGAAGCTGCTGCGGCTGCCGGGCTCCCCGCCGAGATGGCTGCGCTGAGGGCGACGCGG CAAATGCTTCAAACCATTCCAGGGCATGGATGGAGGTCCTATTCTAGTAAACCTGCTCAAAACTTACATGTAGGCAAACTTGGAGCTGGCTTTAGCTTTG aacttACTGATGAACAGAAAGAGTTTCAAGCTACTGCTCGTAAATTTGCTGTGGAGGAAATTATTCCTGTTGCTGCACAATATGACAAAACTGGAGAG TATCCTGTTCCACTTATAAAGCGTGCTTGGGAGCTTGGTCTTATGAATTCACACATACCGGAAAGCTGTG GTGGCCTTGGCCTTGGCAGTTTTGAAGCATGCCTTATTACAGAAGAGTTAGCTTACGGATGTACAGGGGTTCAAACTGCCATTGAAGCAAACTCCCTAGGG caaatgcCAGTTATCATTGCGGGAAATGAGCATCAGCAGAAGAAATACTTAGGAAGAATGACAGAAGAACCAATGATGTGT gcTTACTGTGTAACAGAACCTGGAGCAGGCTCTGATGTGGCTGGTATAAAAACAAAGGCTGAGAAGAAAGGAGATGAATATGTCATTAATGGTCAGAAGATGTGGATCACAAATGGGGGGAAAGCAAACTG GTATTTTTTGCTAGCACGCACAAATCCAGATCCAAAAGCTCCTGCAAGCAAAGCCTTTACTGGATTCATTGTGGAAGCAGATAGCCCAGGGATACAAATTGGAAGAAAG GAAATGAATATGGGTCAACGCTGCTCAGATACAAGAGGCATTGTCTTTGAAGATGTGAGAGTcccaaaagaaaatgtattgaTAGCTGAAGGAGCTGGCTTTAAAATCGCAATGGGAGCTTTTGATAAGACCAGACCACCC GTAGCAGCTGGTGCTGTTGGATTAGCAAAAAGAGCCCTTGATGAAGCTACTAGATACGCTTTGGAGAGAAAAACGTTTGGGAAACCAATTGTTGAA CACCAAGCAGTGTCTTTCTTGCTTGCTGAAATGGCAATGAAAGTTGAACTCGCTAGGATGGCTTACCAGAGAGCTGCATGGGAAGTTGATGCCGGTCGCAGGAATACCTACTATGCTTCCATTGCAAAGGCATTTGCTGGTGACATTGCAAACCAAGTAGCTGCAGATGCAGTGCAGATTTTTGGAGGAAATGGATTTAATACTGAATATCCTGTAGAAAAACTAATGAGAGATGCTAAAATCTACCAG ATTTATGAAGGAACTGCTCAGATTCAAAGGATGATCATAGCTCGTGAACATATTGGCAAATTTAAGGCTTAA
- the ACADM gene encoding medium-chain specific acyl-CoA dehydrogenase, mitochondrial isoform X2 — translation MFFSGDTAQPWGSSCGKGRVVPSVSGTSPFIGGDGFKTPGLECRQMLQTIPGHGWRSYSSKPAQNLHVGKLGAGFSFELTDEQKEFQATARKFAVEEIIPVAAQYDKTGEYPVPLIKRAWELGLMNSHIPESCGGLGLGSFEACLITEELAYGCTGVQTAIEANSLGQMPVIIAGNEHQQKKYLGRMTEEPMMCAYCVTEPGAGSDVAGIKTKAEKKGDEYVINGQKMWITNGGKANWYFLLARTNPDPKAPASKAFTGFIVEADSPGIQIGRKEMNMGQRCSDTRGIVFEDVRVPKENVLIAEGAGFKIAMGAFDKTRPPVAAGAVGLAKRALDEATRYALERKTFGKPIVEHQAVSFLLAEMAMKVELARMAYQRAAWEVDAGRRNTYYASIAKAFAGDIANQVAADAVQIFGGNGFNTEYPVEKLMRDAKIYQIYEGTAQIQRMIIAREHIGKFKA, via the exons ATGTTCTTCAGTGGAGAtactgcacagccctgggggtCCTCATGTGGCAAAGGCCGCGTCGTGCCAAGTGTGTCTGGCACCTCTCCATTTATCGGTGGAGACGGCTTCAAAACACCGGGATTAGAGTGCAGG CAAATGCTTCAAACCATTCCAGGGCATGGATGGAGGTCCTATTCTAGTAAACCTGCTCAAAACTTACATGTAGGCAAACTTGGAGCTGGCTTTAGCTTTG aacttACTGATGAACAGAAAGAGTTTCAAGCTACTGCTCGTAAATTTGCTGTGGAGGAAATTATTCCTGTTGCTGCACAATATGACAAAACTGGAGAG TATCCTGTTCCACTTATAAAGCGTGCTTGGGAGCTTGGTCTTATGAATTCACACATACCGGAAAGCTGTG GTGGCCTTGGCCTTGGCAGTTTTGAAGCATGCCTTATTACAGAAGAGTTAGCTTACGGATGTACAGGGGTTCAAACTGCCATTGAAGCAAACTCCCTAGGG caaatgcCAGTTATCATTGCGGGAAATGAGCATCAGCAGAAGAAATACTTAGGAAGAATGACAGAAGAACCAATGATGTGT gcTTACTGTGTAACAGAACCTGGAGCAGGCTCTGATGTGGCTGGTATAAAAACAAAGGCTGAGAAGAAAGGAGATGAATATGTCATTAATGGTCAGAAGATGTGGATCACAAATGGGGGGAAAGCAAACTG GTATTTTTTGCTAGCACGCACAAATCCAGATCCAAAAGCTCCTGCAAGCAAAGCCTTTACTGGATTCATTGTGGAAGCAGATAGCCCAGGGATACAAATTGGAAGAAAG GAAATGAATATGGGTCAACGCTGCTCAGATACAAGAGGCATTGTCTTTGAAGATGTGAGAGTcccaaaagaaaatgtattgaTAGCTGAAGGAGCTGGCTTTAAAATCGCAATGGGAGCTTTTGATAAGACCAGACCACCC GTAGCAGCTGGTGCTGTTGGATTAGCAAAAAGAGCCCTTGATGAAGCTACTAGATACGCTTTGGAGAGAAAAACGTTTGGGAAACCAATTGTTGAA CACCAAGCAGTGTCTTTCTTGCTTGCTGAAATGGCAATGAAAGTTGAACTCGCTAGGATGGCTTACCAGAGAGCTGCATGGGAAGTTGATGCCGGTCGCAGGAATACCTACTATGCTTCCATTGCAAAGGCATTTGCTGGTGACATTGCAAACCAAGTAGCTGCAGATGCAGTGCAGATTTTTGGAGGAAATGGATTTAATACTGAATATCCTGTAGAAAAACTAATGAGAGATGCTAAAATCTACCAG ATTTATGAAGGAACTGCTCAGATTCAAAGGATGATCATAGCTCGTGAACATATTGGCAAATTTAAGGCTTAA